A genomic stretch from Bordetella sp. N includes:
- a CDS encoding glycosyltransferase family 9 protein — protein MTTPPPAPAPVRPRALPATAAEAWRAAQACVDAGDPKAAGPILHAFATTAPTDAATCNDLVAAFAHCGLAAESMPYAERAVALHPRDSVARSNLCELLRRAGRMDEAVVQGRLSIELGPREAGHHYHLGMAYAEVLRMNEAIAHLRQAIALQPRFAQAHFELAEALLTTTQFPEGWQEYEWRYAMPHVKPLLPPPHTLPVWDGHPLPDRTLLVICDQGYGDVIQFCRYIEHLLPHCPNLVIAASPPVLPLVRQQSSRPRYFSHWQDAGHADCHIPLSSLPRIFGAGAGPIPLRIPYIQADAGRAAWWRERLDQAMPAAPRRRIGVVWAGRPEHDNDARRSLTLAQLAPLAALPDTTLVSLQVGGARDQVQHYRARAPLLDVGGLLTDYAETAAVMAGLHHVVCVDTSVAHLAGAMGIPASVLLPHAPDWRWMLNRADSPWYPSLRLYRQARPCDWSGLVEAVAANLAIAR, from the coding sequence ATGACGACGCCTCCGCCCGCCCCTGCTCCGGTTCGCCCGCGCGCCCTCCCGGCCACCGCCGCCGAGGCCTGGCGCGCCGCGCAGGCCTGCGTGGACGCCGGCGATCCCAAGGCCGCCGGTCCTATCCTGCACGCGTTCGCCACGACCGCGCCCACCGATGCCGCGACCTGCAACGACCTGGTGGCGGCCTTCGCCCACTGTGGCCTGGCTGCCGAGTCCATGCCTTACGCCGAACGCGCGGTGGCCCTGCATCCGCGCGACAGCGTCGCGCGCAGCAATCTGTGTGAACTGCTGCGCCGCGCCGGCCGCATGGATGAAGCCGTCGTCCAGGGACGTCTTTCCATTGAATTGGGACCACGGGAAGCGGGCCATCACTACCACCTGGGCATGGCCTACGCCGAAGTCCTGCGCATGAACGAGGCGATCGCGCACCTGCGCCAGGCCATTGCCCTGCAGCCCCGATTCGCCCAGGCCCATTTCGAATTGGCGGAAGCCCTGCTGACGACCACGCAATTCCCGGAAGGCTGGCAGGAGTACGAGTGGCGCTATGCGATGCCGCACGTCAAGCCGCTGCTGCCGCCGCCGCACACGCTGCCGGTCTGGGACGGCCATCCCTTGCCGGATCGCACGCTGCTGGTGATCTGCGACCAGGGCTATGGCGACGTCATCCAGTTCTGCCGCTATATCGAGCATCTGCTTCCGCACTGCCCCAACCTGGTCATCGCGGCCAGCCCGCCGGTGCTGCCCCTGGTCCGGCAACAATCGTCCAGGCCCCGCTATTTCTCGCACTGGCAGGACGCGGGCCATGCCGACTGCCATATCCCGCTGTCCAGCCTGCCGCGTATCTTCGGCGCGGGCGCGGGGCCCATTCCGCTGCGCATCCCCTACATCCAGGCCGACGCCGGACGCGCCGCCTGGTGGCGCGAGCGGCTGGACCAGGCCATGCCGGCCGCGCCGCGGCGCCGCATCGGCGTGGTCTGGGCGGGTCGGCCGGAGCACGACAACGACGCGCGCCGATCGCTGACCTTGGCGCAACTGGCGCCGCTGGCCGCCCTGCCAGATACGACGCTGGTCAGCTTGCAGGTAGGCGGCGCGCGCGATCAGGTGCAGCACTATCGCGCCCGCGCGCCGCTGCTGGACGTCGGCGGCTTGCTCACCGACTATGCCGAGACCGCGGCCGTCATGGCCGGCCTGCACCACGTGGTGTGCGTCGACACGTCCGTGGCCCATCTGGCGGGCGCCATGGGCATCCCGGCATCGGTGCTGCTGCCTCATGCGCCGGATTGGCGCTGGATGCTGAATCGCGCCGACAGTCCCTGGTATCCGAGCCTGCGGCTGTATCGGCAGGCGCGCCCCTGTGACTGGAGCGGCCTGGTGGAGGCCGTGGCAGCGAATCTGGCGATCGCCCGCTGA
- a CDS encoding TonB-dependent siderophore receptor — translation MLPVKVLLCAGVGLACASAATAGAAADVAAAYAPEPALPAVIVTGDMPDAGRQASRRPDPASLHLAAPVDNGALGRRAAMDTPFSSTVVTAADLRERQARKLGDVFALDASVTDNGAAYGVWGSYLTVRGLPLDWQNAYRIDGNPFISYFTVLPYEQFERIDLLKGATGFMYGIGSPGGALNYVTRKPADEPVRGIDIGYRSKGLLQQHVDVGDRLGGSGAFGYRLNATHEGGNTYNDGRLNRNSLSLALDARLSDRLTWDFQTLQQDRDAHDQEPSLYTGAYTDHRLPRPLRNDDQSLNSKGQYADTRFRYYATGLKYALNPDWTFSTRYSHAETRWRSNQSILALADRAGDYLDFPSDQSQAYSYEQWRAMAEGTVRTGPVRHRVVLGAAWSKQKNDYSVNGTYFAGEGGNLYEQNRNVYYSDGSLDLYRAAEITQKSVFASDTMDLGGPWSVLAGVRYIDYDQRGFLPTGAQMSSYGRRGVPAPVFALMYRFSPRTMTYASYVEALQPGDMVGVLYSNYGTLLDPVKSRQYEVGIKTRQDDWTATAAVFRIDKEAEYIDGVNAMVRDGQARYQGVELAASTRLGRDWTVGGSLMALDAEYRQGTAYDGKRVTGAPRWSAAAQVAYAVPGVAGLSFRGVARYTGSTMLNASNELPVDGYVLFNVGATYEMRVNGYETTFRAGIDNVANKRYWMYQASNYVKAGDPRTFTLTASVKF, via the coding sequence ATGCTGCCGGTTAAAGTGCTGCTGTGCGCAGGCGTGGGCCTGGCCTGCGCGTCCGCGGCTACCGCTGGCGCAGCCGCGGACGTAGCCGCGGCTTATGCCCCCGAACCCGCATTGCCCGCGGTCATCGTGACCGGCGATATGCCGGACGCCGGCAGGCAGGCCTCTCGCAGGCCGGACCCCGCTTCCCTGCACCTCGCTGCTCCCGTCGACAATGGCGCATTGGGCCGGCGCGCTGCCATGGACACACCCTTTTCCAGCACGGTGGTGACCGCCGCCGACCTGCGCGAACGCCAGGCGCGCAAGCTGGGCGACGTGTTCGCGCTGGACGCGTCCGTCACCGACAACGGCGCTGCCTACGGCGTGTGGGGCAGCTACCTGACCGTCCGTGGGCTGCCGCTGGATTGGCAGAACGCTTATCGCATCGACGGCAATCCCTTCATCAGCTATTTCACCGTGCTGCCGTACGAACAGTTCGAGCGGATCGATCTGCTCAAAGGCGCCACGGGTTTCATGTACGGCATCGGCTCGCCCGGTGGCGCGCTCAACTATGTCACCAGGAAGCCGGCGGACGAACCGGTGCGTGGCATCGACATCGGCTACCGGTCAAAGGGGCTGTTGCAGCAGCATGTGGATGTGGGTGATCGGCTCGGCGGCAGCGGCGCGTTCGGCTACCGCCTGAATGCCACGCATGAGGGCGGCAACACCTACAACGACGGGCGTTTGAATCGCAACTCGCTGTCCCTGGCGCTGGACGCGCGCCTGTCGGACCGTCTGACGTGGGACTTCCAGACCCTGCAGCAGGACCGCGACGCGCATGACCAGGAACCTTCCCTCTACACCGGCGCGTATACGGACCACCGGCTGCCTCGGCCGCTGCGCAACGATGACCAGTCCTTGAATTCCAAAGGGCAGTACGCCGATACCCGCTTCCGCTATTACGCCACCGGATTGAAGTACGCATTGAATCCGGACTGGACTTTCAGCACCCGGTACAGCCATGCGGAGACGCGCTGGCGCAGCAATCAATCGATTCTGGCGCTGGCGGACCGGGCCGGTGACTATCTCGATTTTCCTTCGGACCAGAGCCAGGCTTATTCCTATGAGCAATGGCGCGCCATGGCCGAGGGGACGGTGCGCACGGGGCCGGTCCGGCATCGGGTGGTGCTTGGGGCGGCCTGGTCGAAGCAGAAGAACGACTACAGCGTCAACGGTACGTACTTCGCGGGGGAGGGCGGCAATCTGTATGAGCAGAATCGCAACGTCTACTACAGCGACGGCAGCCTGGATCTGTATCGCGCGGCGGAGATCACGCAGAAGTCGGTCTTCGCCAGCGACACCATGGACCTGGGCGGGCCGTGGTCGGTGCTCGCCGGGGTGCGCTATATCGACTACGACCAACGGGGGTTCTTGCCGACAGGCGCGCAGATGTCCAGTTACGGGCGCCGGGGCGTGCCGGCGCCTGTCTTTGCGCTGATGTACCGGTTCTCGCCGCGCACCATGACCTACGCCAGCTATGTGGAAGCGCTGCAGCCTGGTGACATGGTGGGCGTGCTTTATAGCAACTACGGCACCTTGCTGGATCCCGTCAAGAGTCGGCAGTACGAGGTTGGCATCAAGACCCGGCAGGACGATTGGACCGCCACGGCGGCCGTCTTCCGCATCGACAAGGAAGCCGAGTACATCGATGGTGTGAATGCCATGGTGCGTGATGGGCAGGCGCGGTACCAAGGGGTTGAGCTGGCCGCGTCGACGCGGCTGGGCCGGGATTGGACGGTGGGCGGCAGCCTGATGGCGCTGGACGCCGAGTACCGCCAGGGCACGGCTTACGACGGCAAGCGCGTGACGGGCGCGCCCCGGTGGAGCGCTGCGGCACAGGTGGCCTATGCCGTACCGGGTGTCGCCGGATTAAGCTTCCGCGGGGTGGCCAGGTACACGGGCTCGACCATGCTGAACGCGTCGAATGAGTTGCCGGTGGACGGCTATGTGCTGTTCAACGTCGGCGCGACTTACGAGATGCGCGTGAACGGCTACGAGACTACCTTCCGGGCCGGCATCGACAACGTCGCCAACAAGCGCTATTGGATGTACCAGGCGTCGAACTACGTCAAAGCGGGCGACCCCCGCACCTTCACTTTGACCGCCAGCGTCAAGTTCTGA
- a CDS encoding TonB-dependent siderophore receptor has translation MLAAILGLTCAPAIVHAQATPASSSTPAATTAATTTTTATTTAATPTETATLPTVAITGTALDTSVVNVDAPVNNGALGQRSVLETPFSSTVVTARDMSDRQINKLGDIFALDASVTDNSAAYGAWTSYLSVRGLPLDWQNSYRIDGNPFLSYVTLLPAEHFEQIDLLKGATAFMYGFGSPGGLINYVTKKPTDEPLRSIDVGYQSKGLLREHVDLGGRIGDSGAIGYRLNATHEAGNTYNDGRLNRNSLSLALDARLTERLTWDFQTLVQNRDVRDQEPTIYAGQLSGNRLPRAVRNDDQTLNSKGQYADNEFRYYSTGLKYALNSDWTFSTNYSYSSTRTRRNESVLFLQNQAGDYDNYLSDYGEAYSYNQWQGMVQGRVHTGPVNHQLVLGASWSKQKNDYSVDGVYFPAGTGNLFRQNTNAYYSDGGLDLYRAAEITQKSLFASDTMDLGGPWSLLAGVRYTDYSQRGFSTTGAETSSYAKNGVPAPTFALMYKFSPRTMAYASYMEALEPGSSVGITYANYGAMLNPLKSKQYELGIKTGQEDWAATAAVFRIEKKSEYTNANNELVQNGESLYQGVELAASRRLGRDWTLGGSLMFLDTEYRKGSDYVGNRVAGAPRWTAAAQIAYAVPALPGLKLRADAKYTGAAMLGASNDVKVGDYTIFNLGATYDTRIYGYDTTFRAGINNLTNKRYWLYQSADYVKAGDPRTFSLSASLKF, from the coding sequence TTGCTGGCGGCCATCCTGGGCCTGACGTGTGCCCCCGCCATCGTCCACGCGCAGGCCACGCCTGCTTCGTCATCCACGCCGGCGGCCACGACCGCAGCCACGACCACCACGACTGCCACCACGACCGCGGCCACGCCCACCGAGACAGCCACGCTGCCTACGGTGGCCATCACCGGCACCGCCCTGGACACCAGCGTCGTGAATGTCGACGCCCCGGTCAATAACGGCGCCCTGGGCCAACGCAGCGTTCTCGAAACGCCGTTCTCCAGCACGGTGGTCACCGCCCGCGACATGAGCGACCGCCAGATCAACAAACTGGGCGACATCTTCGCGCTGGACGCTTCGGTGACGGACAACAGCGCCGCCTACGGCGCCTGGACCAGCTATCTGTCCGTGCGGGGACTGCCACTGGATTGGCAGAACTCCTACCGCATCGATGGCAACCCCTTCCTCAGCTACGTCACCCTGCTGCCCGCCGAACACTTCGAACAGATCGACCTGCTCAAAGGCGCCACCGCCTTCATGTACGGCTTCGGATCGCCCGGCGGCCTGATCAACTACGTCACCAAGAAGCCCACCGACGAGCCCTTGCGCAGCATCGACGTCGGCTATCAGTCCAAGGGCCTGCTGCGCGAGCACGTGGACCTGGGCGGCCGCATCGGCGACAGCGGCGCCATCGGCTATCGCCTTAACGCCACCCACGAAGCCGGCAACACGTACAACGACGGCCGCTTGAACCGCAACTCCCTGTCGCTGGCGCTGGACGCGCGCCTGACCGAACGCCTGACCTGGGACTTCCAGACCCTGGTGCAGAACCGCGACGTGCGCGATCAGGAACCCACCATCTATGCCGGGCAATTGAGCGGCAACCGCCTGCCGCGCGCCGTGCGCAACGATGACCAGACCTTGAACTCGAAAGGCCAGTACGCCGACAACGAGTTCCGCTATTACTCCACCGGCTTGAAGTACGCGCTGAATTCGGACTGGACCTTCAGCACCAACTACAGCTACAGCTCGACCCGCACGCGGCGTAATGAATCGGTGCTGTTCCTGCAGAACCAGGCCGGCGACTACGATAACTATCTGTCGGACTACGGCGAAGCCTATTCCTACAACCAGTGGCAGGGCATGGTGCAGGGCCGCGTGCACACCGGCCCCGTCAATCACCAGCTGGTGCTGGGCGCGTCGTGGTCCAAGCAGAAGAACGACTACAGCGTCGATGGCGTGTATTTCCCGGCGGGCACCGGCAACCTGTTCCGCCAGAACACCAACGCCTATTACAGCGATGGCGGCCTGGATCTCTATCGCGCCGCCGAGATCACCCAGAAGTCGCTGTTCGCCAGCGATACCATGGACCTGGGCGGCCCCTGGTCGCTGCTGGCCGGGGTGCGCTACACCGACTACAGCCAGCGCGGTTTCTCCACCACCGGCGCGGAGACCTCCAGCTACGCCAAGAACGGCGTGCCCGCGCCGACCTTCGCGCTGATGTACAAGTTCTCGCCGCGCACCATGGCCTACGCCAGCTATATGGAGGCGCTGGAGCCGGGCTCGTCGGTGGGCATCACGTACGCCAACTATGGCGCGATGCTGAACCCGCTCAAGAGCAAGCAGTACGAATTGGGCATCAAGACCGGCCAGGAAGACTGGGCCGCCACGGCCGCCGTGTTCCGCATCGAAAAGAAATCCGAATACACCAACGCCAACAACGAGCTGGTGCAGAACGGTGAGTCGCTGTACCAAGGCGTGGAACTGGCCGCGTCCAGACGCCTGGGCCGCGACTGGACCCTGGGCGGCAGCCTCATGTTCCTCGACACGGAGTACCGCAAGGGTTCGGACTATGTCGGTAATCGTGTGGCCGGCGCGCCGCGCTGGACCGCCGCCGCGCAAATCGCTTACGCTGTGCCGGCCCTACCCGGGCTGAAGCTGCGCGCAGACGCCAAGTACACGGGTGCCGCGATGCTGGGCGCGTCGAATGACGTGAAGGTGGGGGACTACACCATCTTCAATCTGGGCGCGACCTACGACACGCGCATCTACGGCTACGACACCACCTTCCGGGCAGGGATCAACAACCTCACCAACAAGCGCTATTGGCTGTATCAGTCGGCGGACTACGTCAAAGCGGGCGATCCGCGCACGTTCAGCCTGAGCGCCAGCCTGAAGTTCTAA
- a CDS encoding RNA polymerase sigma-70 factor yields the protein MDHHDDTYTRLRPRLQGIAYRMLGSLAEAEDVVQDAWLRWHAADVASLDNAEAWLVTVTTRLAIDRLRVARQQREHYPGFWLPEPLLTDPAPTPEELHALSDDLSVAFLNVLERLSPEARAAFLLHDVFDADYAEVARILDKTEEACRQMVARARVQVREGRTRYTVTREAHQRVISGFAHAMRHGDLAGLAALLAEDARLVGDGGGKVPSFPKPLVGGDRIAQLFYAAYRRLGPAGLRVETVMLNGRLALLRFMEGQLESAQSFETDGNRIVAMQVQRNPDKLARLLNALAASGEVFQ from the coding sequence ATGGACCATCACGACGACACCTACACGCGCCTGCGCCCCCGCCTGCAAGGCATCGCCTACCGCATGCTGGGCAGCCTGGCGGAGGCGGAGGACGTGGTGCAGGATGCCTGGTTGCGTTGGCATGCGGCGGATGTCGCGTCTTTGGACAATGCCGAAGCCTGGCTGGTGACCGTGACCACCCGCCTGGCCATCGACCGTTTACGCGTGGCCAGGCAGCAGCGCGAACATTACCCCGGATTCTGGCTGCCGGAGCCCTTACTGACCGACCCCGCGCCCACGCCGGAAGAACTGCACGCCCTGTCCGATGACCTGTCGGTGGCCTTCCTCAATGTGCTGGAGCGCCTGTCGCCGGAAGCCCGCGCGGCCTTTCTGCTGCATGACGTCTTCGACGCCGATTACGCCGAAGTGGCCCGCATCCTGGACAAGACGGAGGAGGCCTGTCGGCAGATGGTGGCGCGCGCGCGAGTGCAGGTGCGCGAAGGAAGGACGCGCTACACGGTCACGCGCGAGGCGCACCAGCGGGTGATCAGCGGCTTTGCCCACGCCATGCGGCATGGCGACCTGGCCGGGCTGGCGGCCTTGCTGGCCGAGGACGCGCGCCTGGTCGGCGATGGCGGCGGCAAGGTGCCCAGTTTTCCCAAACCGCTGGTGGGCGGCGACCGCATCGCGCAGCTGTTCTATGCGGCCTACCGTCGGCTGGGGCCGGCCGGCCTGCGGGTGGAAACCGTCATGTTGAATGGCCGGCTGGCGTTGTTGCGTTTCATGGAAGGGCAGCTGGAGTCGGCCCAGTCTTTCGAAACCGACGGCAATCGCATCGTCGCCATGCAGGTGCAAAGAAACCCGGACAAGCTGGCGCGCCTGCTGAACGCGCTGGCCGCGTCAGGTGAAGTGTTTCAATAA
- a CDS encoding LysR family transcriptional regulator: MEKTTQALAMPMSTRSSRADDPPAASGAVIQPDPLAATFATSYAGVIAFLAVADAGSFAKAGDRLGIGRSAVSRAVQKLEAQLDARLFLRTTRSTALTPEGERFHANCRPGVERIMQALRDMRDLREGPPRGHLNIASAVGFGRRVVAPLIAAFQDAYPAITVDLALDDGAADFSTDRIDIAFRDGRLEDSQVIARQLVPMQLLLCAAPAYLQAHGLPATVDDLDRHRCINLRPASGRAQDWEFKVEGRGRNYAPRPVCTFNDVDLLRQAVLDGRGVAQMARYQVCDDLRAGRLVSVLARHMPEDRGHFLCYPSRKHLPARMRVFIDFMTQRIPRLDLFRP; this comes from the coding sequence ATGGAAAAGACCACGCAAGCCCTCGCCATGCCGATGTCGACCCGGTCCAGTCGCGCGGACGACCCGCCCGCCGCCTCCGGGGCGGTCATCCAGCCAGACCCTCTAGCCGCGACTTTCGCCACCTCCTACGCTGGCGTGATCGCCTTCCTGGCCGTCGCCGACGCGGGCAGCTTCGCCAAGGCCGGCGACCGCCTGGGTATCGGCCGCTCGGCGGTCAGCCGCGCCGTGCAGAAGCTGGAAGCGCAGCTCGACGCCCGCCTGTTCCTGCGCACGACCCGCAGCACTGCGCTGACGCCGGAGGGCGAACGCTTCCACGCCAACTGCCGCCCCGGCGTCGAGCGCATCATGCAGGCGCTGAGGGATATGCGTGATCTGCGCGAAGGGCCCCCGCGGGGACATCTGAATATCGCTTCCGCGGTGGGTTTCGGCCGTCGCGTGGTTGCGCCACTGATCGCGGCTTTCCAGGACGCCTATCCCGCCATCACGGTAGACCTGGCCCTGGACGATGGCGCGGCCGATTTCTCCACCGACCGTATCGACATCGCTTTCCGCGACGGCCGGCTGGAAGACAGCCAGGTCATCGCGCGCCAGCTTGTCCCCATGCAGCTGCTGCTGTGTGCCGCCCCTGCCTACCTGCAGGCGCACGGGCTGCCCGCGACGGTGGACGACCTGGACCGTCACCGCTGCATCAATTTGCGGCCGGCATCGGGCCGCGCCCAGGACTGGGAATTCAAGGTCGAGGGCCGCGGCCGCAACTATGCGCCGCGGCCCGTCTGCACCTTCAACGACGTGGACCTGTTGCGCCAGGCCGTGCTCGATGGCCGCGGCGTGGCCCAGATGGCCCGCTACCAGGTGTGCGACGACCTGCGCGCCGGCCGCCTGGTCAGCGTGCTGGCGCGGCATATGCCCGAAGACCGCGGGCATTTTCTCTGCTACCCCAGCCGCAAGCACCTGCCGGCGCGGATGCGCGTCTTCATCGATTTCATGACGCAGCGCATCCCCAGGCTGGATCTTTTCCGTCCGTAA
- a CDS encoding carboxymuconolactone decarboxylase family protein — MTQRLNYPQQAPELFKKFAQFSTQLADSSLGKTLHDLVQIRASQLNGCAFCLDMHSKEAKIHGERELRLYHLPVWRESPLFDARERAALAWTEALTRLDGHPVADALYEEARAQFDEKELTELTWVIATINAWNRLGVGFQALPGSADKVFGLDKANLS; from the coding sequence ATGACGCAACGCCTGAACTATCCCCAGCAAGCCCCGGAGTTGTTCAAGAAGTTCGCCCAATTCAGCACGCAGTTGGCGGATTCGAGCCTGGGCAAGACCTTGCACGACCTGGTGCAGATCCGCGCTTCCCAGTTGAATGGCTGCGCCTTCTGCCTGGACATGCATAGTAAAGAGGCCAAGATCCATGGGGAGCGGGAGCTTCGCCTGTATCACCTGCCCGTGTGGCGTGAGTCGCCCTTGTTCGATGCCCGCGAACGCGCCGCGCTGGCCTGGACCGAGGCCCTGACCCGCCTGGACGGCCATCCCGTCGCGGACGCGCTGTATGAAGAAGCGCGCGCCCAGTTCGACGAAAAGGAACTGACCGAGCTGACCTGGGTCATCGCCACCATCAACGCCTGGAATCGCCTGGGCGTGGGCTTCCAGGCGCTGCCCGGATCGGCCGACAAGGTGTTCGGCCTGGACAAGGCCAATCTGAGCTGA
- a CDS encoding ATP-binding protein, producing MTTDLQSCDQEPIRIPGHIQPQGFLLSIDRKSTELLRISANIGEFVDVDPLASLGKTLEAAGLLTPALLKEVLSREPKAQMPRTHGITQFKSGSFLVISHLSGDERVIEFEFVDPAFEGSLDLLYPDMRAAVETLQGDRSPAALYQDAARIIRELTGFDRVLVYAFDEQWSGTVVGEDRNDRLPSYFDLRFPASDIPAQARELYRLNRLRLISNADYVPVPILERKDAGLAPLDMSNAVLRSVSPVHLEYMRNMGTPSSFSVSIVVGGQLWGLVSAHHASPRTVPHHVRAACDFLTQIMAMQIEGQTRSSHAAERVERQSLQSRLLAYMAREDNFVQGLVRHPEDFLPLVDAYGAAVMLKGVCHSVGDAPDEAGVTAIVEWLDQHHGDKDIYSTDCLSEAMPDSVSVKHDGEAAAGLLAIQISQIHRSYVLWFRPELVRTVRWGGDPNQAKRTGAGRLHPRLSFESWQETVRQRSAPWTEPQLDTAALLRNAIIGIVMRKAEELADITDELKRSNRELEAFSYSVSHDLRAPFRHIVGYAELLKDELQTGADGTKGRAAEGAASRPLRYIDTIIESAHTAGKLVDGLLSFSQAGRMSLARETVDVDRMVDMCRHLLQPELRGRRVEFDIAPLGQVSADPTMLRQVFQNLLSNAIKYTNGREVAKIKVSADRTPAATVFMVEDNGVGFDMAYVGKLFGVFQRLHRMEDFEGTGIGLANVRRIAERHGGSAWAEGVVDQGAKFYFSIPNRETAEDVGA from the coding sequence ATGACGACTGACCTGCAATCTTGCGATCAAGAACCCATCCGCATTCCAGGCCATATCCAGCCCCAGGGGTTTCTCCTTTCGATTGATAGAAAAAGCACCGAACTGTTGCGTATCAGCGCAAACATCGGTGAATTTGTCGACGTTGATCCCCTGGCTTCGCTTGGAAAAACCCTGGAAGCCGCCGGACTCCTGACACCCGCCTTATTGAAGGAGGTGCTGTCACGCGAGCCGAAAGCGCAGATGCCGCGCACGCACGGCATCACCCAATTCAAGTCAGGCAGCTTTCTTGTCATCTCCCATCTGTCGGGCGACGAACGGGTCATCGAATTCGAATTCGTCGACCCCGCCTTCGAGGGATCGCTGGATCTGCTCTATCCCGACATGCGGGCGGCCGTCGAGACGCTGCAGGGCGATCGCAGCCCCGCCGCGCTGTACCAGGACGCCGCGCGCATCATCCGTGAGTTGACCGGTTTTGACCGCGTGCTGGTGTATGCCTTCGACGAGCAGTGGAGCGGCACGGTGGTCGGCGAGGATCGCAACGATCGCCTGCCTTCGTATTTCGACTTGCGCTTCCCGGCCAGCGACATTCCCGCGCAGGCCCGCGAGCTGTATCGCCTGAACCGCCTGCGCCTGATCTCGAATGCCGACTACGTGCCGGTGCCGATCCTGGAACGCAAGGACGCCGGCCTGGCGCCGCTGGACATGTCGAATGCCGTATTGCGCAGCGTGTCGCCCGTGCATCTGGAATACATGCGCAATATGGGTACGCCATCGTCTTTCTCGGTGTCCATCGTGGTGGGTGGCCAGCTCTGGGGCCTGGTATCCGCGCACCATGCGTCGCCGCGCACCGTGCCGCACCACGTGCGGGCCGCGTGCGACTTTCTCACCCAGATCATGGCCATGCAGATCGAGGGCCAGACGCGCAGCTCGCATGCGGCCGAACGGGTCGAGCGGCAAAGCTTGCAGTCGCGTCTGCTGGCCTATATGGCGCGCGAAGATAATTTCGTTCAAGGCCTGGTTCGGCATCCGGAGGATTTCCTGCCGCTGGTGGATGCGTATGGCGCGGCGGTCATGCTCAAGGGCGTTTGCCATAGCGTCGGCGACGCACCGGACGAAGCGGGAGTGACGGCGATCGTCGAGTGGCTGGACCAGCACCACGGCGACAAAGATATCTACAGCACCGATTGCCTGTCCGAAGCCATGCCGGACAGCGTGAGCGTTAAACACGATGGCGAGGCCGCCGCCGGTCTGCTGGCCATCCAGATTTCGCAGATCCATCGCAGCTATGTGCTCTGGTTCCGGCCGGAGCTGGTGCGAACCGTTCGTTGGGGCGGCGATCCGAACCAGGCCAAGCGCACGGGCGCCGGTCGCCTGCACCCGCGCCTGTCCTTCGAAAGCTGGCAGGAGACCGTGCGCCAGCGCTCGGCGCCGTGGACCGAGCCGCAGCTGGATACGGCGGCCTTGCTGCGTAACGCCATCATCGGCATCGTCATGCGCAAGGCCGAAGAACTGGCCGACATCACCGATGAACTGAAACGCAGCAATCGCGAACTCGAGGCCTTTTCGTATTCGGTGTCGCATGATCTGCGTGCACCGTTCCGCCACATCGTGGGTTACGCCGAACTGTTGAAGGACGAGCTGCAGACGGGCGCGGACGGCACCAAAGGACGTGCCGCCGAAGGGGCCGCCAGCCGTCCGCTGCGCTACATCGATACCATCATCGAAAGCGCCCATACGGCCGGCAAACTGGTCGACGGCTTGCTGAGTTTTTCGCAGGCCGGCCGCATGAGCCTGGCCCGCGAAACCGTCGACGTGGATCGTATGGTGGACATGTGCCGGCACCTGCTGCAGCCTGAGTTGCGCGGACGGCGCGTGGAGTTCGATATTGCTCCCCTGGGGCAGGTCAGCGCCGATCCCACGATGCTGCGGCAGGTCTTCCAGAACCTCCTGAGCAATGCGATCAAGTACACAAACGGCCGCGAGGTGGCTAAGATCAAGGTCAGCGCCGACCGCACGCCGGCCGCCACCGTTTTCATGGTCGAGGACAATGGCGTCGGTTTCGACATGGCCTACGTGGGCAAGCTTTTCGGGGTGTTCCAAAGGCTGCATCGCATGGAAGATTTCGAGGGTACGGGCATAGGCCTGGCAAATGTGCGCCGCATCGCCGAACGCCACGGTGGATCCGCCTGGGCTGAAGGCGTCGTCGATCAGGGCGCCAAGTTTTATTTTTCCATTCCTAACAGAGAGACCGCCGAAGATGTCGGTGCTTAA
- a CDS encoding response regulator yields MLKNILLVEDNPKDLELTLVALERSRLANEVVTARDGIEALDWLLRRGVHADRPAIDPAVVLLDLKLPKMDGLEVLATIKSDPAVKHVPVVMLTASREESDLVRSYDLGVNAFVVKPVDFQEFFEAIRGLGMFWAILNEPSPGQLRVGPMKVTSA; encoded by the coding sequence GTGCTTAAAAATATCCTCCTGGTCGAGGACAATCCCAAGGACCTGGAGCTGACGCTCGTTGCGCTGGAGCGCAGCCGCCTTGCCAATGAAGTGGTGACCGCGCGCGACGGCATCGAAGCGCTGGACTGGCTGCTGCGGCGCGGCGTGCACGCGGACCGGCCGGCTATCGATCCCGCTGTGGTGCTGCTGGACCTCAAGCTGCCGAAGATGGACGGCCTGGAAGTGCTGGCGACGATCAAGAGCGACCCTGCCGTCAAGCACGTGCCCGTGGTAATGCTCACCGCGTCGCGCGAAGAGTCCGACCTGGTGCGCAGCTACGATCTTGGTGTCAACGCCTTCGTGGTCAAGCCGGTGGACTTCCAGGAGTTCTTCGAAGCGATCCGCGGACTGGGCATGTTCTGGGCCATCCTGAATGAACCCTCGCCAGGCCAGCTGCGGGTCGGCCCCATGAAGGTGACCTCCGCGTGA